Proteins encoded in a region of the Delphinus delphis chromosome 13, mDelDel1.2, whole genome shotgun sequence genome:
- the SPRING1 gene encoding SREBP regulating gene protein isoform X7 has protein sequence MVNLAAMVWRRLLRKRWVLALVFGLSLVYFLTSTFKQEERAVRDRNLLQVHDHDQPIPWKVQFNLGNSSRPSNQCRNSIQGKHLITDELGYVCERKDLLVNGCCNVNVPGTKQYCCDGCLSNGCCSAYEYCVSCCLQPNKQLLLERFLNRAAVAFQNLFMAVEDHFELCLAKCRTSSQSVQHENTYRDPIAKYCYGESPPELFPA, from the exons ATGGTGAACCTGGCGGCCATGGTGTGGCGGCGGCTCCTGCGGAAGAGGTGGGTGCTCGCCTTGGTCTTCGGGCTCTCGCTCGTCTACTTCCTCACCAGCACCTTCAAGCAG GAGGAGAGGGCAGTGAGAGATCGGAATCTCCTCCAGGTTCACGACCACGATCAGCCCATCCCATGGAAAGTGCAGTTTAACTTGGGCAACAGCAGTCGGCCCAGCAACCAGTGCCGGAACTCCATTCAAGGGAAGCACCTCATCACGGATGAACTTG GTTACGTTTGTGAGAGGAAAGATTTGCTGGTAAATGGCTGCTGTAACGTCAACGTCCCTGGCACAAAGCAGTACTGCTGTGATGGCTGCTTGTCCAATGGCTGCTGCAGCGCCTATGAGTACTGTGTCTCCTGCTGCCTGCAGCCCAACAAG CAACTTCTCCTGGAGCGCTTCCTCAACCGGGCAGCTGTGGCATTCCAGAACCTCTTCATGGCAGTCGAAGATCACTTTGAATTGTGTTTGGCTAAATGCAGGACCTCGTCCCAG AGCGTGCAGCATGAGAACACCTATAGGGATCCCATAGCAAAGTACTGCTACGGAGAGAGCCCTCCCGAGCTCTTCCCCGCGTGA
- the SPRING1 gene encoding SREBP regulating gene protein isoform X10 produces MVNLAAMVWRRLLRKRWVLALVFGLSLVYFLTSTFKQEERAVRDRNLLQVHDHDQPIPWKVQFNLGNSSRPSNQCRNSIQGKHLITDELGYVCERKDLLVNGCCNVNVPGTKQYCCDGCLSNGCCSAYEYCVSCCLQPNKQLLLERFLNRAAVAFQNLFMAVEDHFELCLAKCRTSSQPKSGNNPNACQKMNG; encoded by the exons ATGGTGAACCTGGCGGCCATGGTGTGGCGGCGGCTCCTGCGGAAGAGGTGGGTGCTCGCCTTGGTCTTCGGGCTCTCGCTCGTCTACTTCCTCACCAGCACCTTCAAGCAG GAGGAGAGGGCAGTGAGAGATCGGAATCTCCTCCAGGTTCACGACCACGATCAGCCCATCCCATGGAAAGTGCAGTTTAACTTGGGCAACAGCAGTCGGCCCAGCAACCAGTGCCGGAACTCCATTCAAGGGAAGCACCTCATCACGGATGAACTTG GTTACGTTTGTGAGAGGAAAGATTTGCTGGTAAATGGCTGCTGTAACGTCAACGTCCCTGGCACAAAGCAGTACTGCTGTGATGGCTGCTTGTCCAATGGCTGCTGCAGCGCCTATGAGTACTGTGTCTCCTGCTGCCTGCAGCCCAACAAG CAACTTCTCCTGGAGCGCTTCCTCAACCGGGCAGCTGTGGCATTCCAGAACCTCTTCATGGCAGTCGAAGATCACTTTGAATTGTGTTTGGCTAAATGCAGGACCTCGTCCCAG ccaaaaagtggaaataatccaaatgcctGTCAgaagatgaatgggtaa